Proteins encoded in a region of the Leishmania panamensis strain MHOM/PA/94/PSC-1 chromosome 7 sequence genome:
- a CDS encoding splicing factor ptsr1-like protein (TriTrypDB/GeneDB-style sysID: LpmP.07.0930) translates to MSQSLSRSGTATGSASRSASGSRSSSNSMRLPEPSAGQATVNDSGCAPAAAAATPSNDAGQPEIPEKEVASIFIGMGPAGRTVTLTELTDYLKSKAIDPENVKDVRLRGRCAFADTTTVEEARNLIAKLDNQDYKGKFRLAVQMSKQTMAEAKENKRKRQEARGTKPVDESRYVNGGRQVFVNLGPAGKDIPNDIIRSKIEAITSVTRFERRGYCMYVDVPSAEDTKRVVAALNNMMIGDVRVLVHISTAVRKRERERSPQRVRDIPRRENDRHDRDTRHHRRRSDSREVRHRHHRSRRSYTPSSRSTSSYSSRSRSHSRGRRSYSPASEDSRDRRNRRGGYHGSEHRRGGRVERGGDRRERRSDDRRSDDRRVRR, encoded by the coding sequence ATGTCGCAATCgctcagccgcagcggcaccgccactggaAGTGCGTCGCGCAGTGCCTctggcagccgcagcagctctaACTCGATGCGGCTGCCAGAGCCCAGCGCGGGGCAGGCCACCGTTAACGACTCCGgatgcgcgcctgcagcggcggcggcgaccccGAGCAATGATGCCGGACAGCCAGAGATTccggagaaggaggtggcgtcCATCTTCATTGGCATGGGCCCCGCCGGCCGCACTGTAACCTTGACGGAGTTGACCGATTATCTCAAGTCGAAGGCGATCGACCCAGAGAATGTGAAGGATGTGCGCCTTCGTGGCCGCTGTGCCTTCGCGGATACGACCACGGTAGAGGAGGCACGCAACCTGATCGCGAAGCTGGACAACCAGGACTACAAGGGCAAGTTCCGTCTGGCGGTGCAGATGAGCAAGCAGACcatggcggaggcgaaggagaacaAGCGCAAGCGCCAGGAGGCACGCGGCACCAAGCCAGTGGACGAGAGCCGCTACGTGAACGGCGGCCGTCAGGTATTCGTGAACCTCGGCCCTGCCGGCAAGGACATTCCCAACGACATCATTCGAAGCAAGATTGAGGCTATCACTTCGGTCACGCGCTTTGAGCGTCGTGGCTACTGCATGTACGTCGACGTGCCCTCCGCCGAGGATACGAAGCGGGTGGTTGCGGCGCTGAACAACATGATGATTGGCGACGTACGCGTGCTTGTGCATATCAGCACCGCAGTCCGAAAGCGGGAGCGTGAGCGCTCGCCCCAGCGCGTTCGCGATATCCCGCGCCGCGAAAATGACCGTCACGATCGTGAtacgcgccaccaccgccgccgcagcgacagccgcgaggttcgccaccgccaccaccgttcGCGCCGCAGCTACACTCcgtcgtcgcgcagcactTCCTCTTACTCGTCCCGCAGCCGCTCGCACAGCCGCGGTCGCCGCAGCTACTCGCCCGCCTCTGAGGACTCTCGCGACCGTCGCAACCGTCGCGGAGGTTACCATGGCAGCGAGCACCGTCGTGGTGGCCGTGTCGAGCGTGGTGGTGATCGTCGCGAACGCCGCAGTGACGATCGCCGCAGTGACGACCGCCGCGTCCGCCGTTGA
- a CDS encoding protein kinase, putative (TriTrypDB/GeneDB-style sysID: LpmP.07.0940): protein MKKSTSNANALVSVCGHDSPQVFCVVCGTVRADLVLRKSGLKCPSCVGRSANKRYLNLQKKQAAQIAQLLPAMKSRGGVDTSSPVQAGDGPYRSQHGFSSASSSLQPPMEESSCTTVRSTEHDSSLHPIEEYISCTSVYRAVMEQTCHPDEKDLSTGEGGSTDAQRLMSGLGGCTRSRSETPKGHQDSTFVSCSHTSVSSAAAGGAAGEVRQTPPPLVTQRQEASSGQQGKSESAKNGSSGAVMSLPYQGAFSTSPTSARDKGPEKVLNGCSPPLRSKGVPSRLPPRNGSCVKSVSTLPPSLACPTKSLLVKATAKPNGKATTNSSPNGATASSPSSVIKTATVTVCCLEEEMSECCNVVLQADGQLPIESTADQYPSHLSTPRDSSAESLTIDLSQPTAHVPQMTCRERQSTCSLSPAMTPDRNFNLQAPRAGSHGTSVASSLVSHSAVSQLPALQLPGDGSVGTYTRRDSHIATQTSSAATLSVATLTRLSGQNGDEDGDAHTETSLLSRMPRALGANAAAGDTTLDRSRCGERDSRDGSSSDSELSSSNVSFISSASAPASPLMRYSESQDVAPGKEEVAAKGVGAKKAHRSGANAVSASLTQGTKKQTKTMKANRIPSLTGNIDSLCIKVELVVPPSRNAPETSTSTSGGGDGPLPTRMGGTATTDPSTRPDSLRSGSLRTSDGYQRQVCAGGQSGGFRVTRHTRLTSGSADALTPASGAASGTSTTARLRSQNQRGSENDAVDTGALEVKRLTYKLLVCDRDSGEVLLAQERGLYPSIIPALERVKMVGGRELPAVPMKRLPSVRFATEAFTEERRVEVEVFLQAVTLSPFYIRHPDVVKLLGLEPFVAGVHPVAATGAAAARGSRDSGTGRHRPSKSAGTTSTGASPTKESALGSGAEARGGAGAAGDPKRPHRRSRDDRVDAGANAGSGTGEPGVPYLSTDALEPYRGLNTGGYGKDAAAREGFHRAESCSSLQTSRSSVVRRNKLDEVTMEDLEHIQLGNLIGRGTFGSVYMGLLQTRRGSLMVAVKVMRVGEAVGTEEMEGLQRELDVLCATRHKNIIRFLGSSLNTTTRDLSIFTEYVECGTIRSLVERFGALTMLAIQQYMHQILSGLQYLHSLSIAHRDIKGENILVTKNGRVKLSDFGSSTGAPCEVATDSTGAAVTPSTKSSSGEGAGDGLPVGSPQYMAPEVIQGTVKSVTAADIWSLGCVGIEMLDRPIWRESASANPFVFLYRISRCGTPPHGLPTDDELAALKAEGRTTEYNGFSLYLDFLKSCLQVDPAQRPSASGLLKHSFLTYPYSKHLRWLPPSRPSAVKSS from the coding sequence atGAAGAAATCGACCTCGAACGCGAATGCCTTAGTATCCGTGTGCGGGCATGATAGCCCGCAGGTATTTTGTGTGGTTTGCGGCACCGTCAGGGCTGATCTTGTCCTCCGAAAGTCAGGCCTCAAGTGCCCAAGCTGTGTAGGAAGGTCAGCAAATAAGCGCTACCTGAACTTGCAGAAGAAACAAGCAGCGCAAATCGCCCAACTGCTCCCGGCAATGAAATCGAGGGGCGGCGTAGACACCAGTTCCCCCGTGCAAGCCGGCGACGGCCCCTACCGCTCCCAGCACGGGTTCAGCTCTGCGTCCTCGTCACTACAGCCACCCATGGAGGAGTCCAGCTGCACCACTGTAAGGTCCACAGAGCACGACAGCAGTTTGCACCCTATCGAGGAGTACATCAGCTGCACCTCAGTGTATCGCGCTGTCATGGAGCAGACATGCCACCCCGATGAGAAAGATCTCAGCACTGGTgagggcggcagcaccgatgCGCAGAGGCTCATGAGCGGTCTTGGTGGCTGCACCAGATCCCGATCCGAGACTCCCAAGGGTCATCAGGATAGCACCTTCGTGTCCTGCTCACATACCAGCGTCtcctcagctgctgccggcggtgctgctggggagGTGCGCCAGACACCCCCGCCCCTTGTGACTCAACGACAAGAAGCTAGTAGCGGGCAACAGGGCAAGTCCGAATCAGCGAagaacggcagcagcggtgccgtcaTGTCACTGCCCTATCAAGGCGCTTTCAGCACCTCTCCAACGTCGGCACGCGACAAGGGCCCAGAGAAGGTGCTTAACGGTTGTTCTCCGCCGCTTCGCAGCAAGGGGGTCCCATCGCGCCTGCCGCCCCGCAACGGGTCTTGCGTGAAGAGCGTGTCCACTCTGCCACCGTCCCTGGCCTGCCCGACTAAGTCATTACTGGTGAAGGCAACTGCAAAGCCGAACGGGAAGGCAACGACGAACTCCTCGCCGAACGGTGCGACTgcgtcatcgccgtcatCCGTTATCAAGACGGCAACTGTCACGGTGTGCTGCCTTGAGGAGGAGATGTCTGAGTGCTGCAACGTCGTGCTTCAAGCTGACGGCCAGCTGCCCATCGAGTCCACCGCCGATCAGTACCCCTCGCACCTCAGTACACCACGCGACAGCAGTGCCGAATCATTGACGATAGATCTTTCCCAACCCACCGCGCATGTTCCGCAGATGACATgcagggagaggcagagcaCCTGCAGTTTGTCACCGGCAATGACCCCCGACCGGAACTTCAATCTGCAAGCGCCACGAGCAGGCAGCCATGGCACCTCTGTCGCATCTTCGCTAGTTAGCCACAGCGCTGTGTCACAACTGCCAGCTCTGCAGTTGCCCGGGGACGGCAGCGTGGGGACGTACACCCGACGTGATTCCCACATTGCAACGCAGACCTCGAGTGCAGCCACATTGTCCGTGGCCACACTGACGCGCCTGTCAGGGCAGAACGGTGATGAGGATGGGGACGCCCATACGGAAACGTCGTTGCTGAGTCGTATGCCAAGAGCTTTAGGAGCTaacgccgctgcaggcgacACTACTCTTGACAGATCTCGGTGCGGCGAGCGAGACAGCCGAGACGGCTCCTCCAGCGACTCGGAGTTGTCCTCGTCGAACGTGTCCTTTATTTCCTCCGCCAGTGCGCCAGCATCACCGTTAATGAGGTACTCAGAATCGCAAGACGTCGCCCCCgggaaggaggaggtagCTGCTAAAGGAGTTGGcgcgaagaaggcgcaccGAAGTGGCGCCAACGCCGTCAGCGCGTCTCTCACCCAGGGCACGAAGAAGCAGACGAAAACGATGAAGGCGAATCGCATACCTTCACTCACTGGCAACATTGATTCGTTGTGCATAAAGGTCGAGCTCGTGGTGCCACCGTCGCGGAACGCTCCAGAGACGTCAACGTCTACCtctggtggcggtgatggtccATTGCCGACCAGAATGGGCGGCACTGCTACCACTGACCCAAGCACCCGCCCCGACTCGTTACGCAGTGGCTCCTTACGGACAAGCGACGGCTACCAGCGGCAGGTGTGCGCCGGCGGGCAGTCGGGAGGCTTCAGAGTGACGCGGCACACTCGCCTGAccagcggcagtgctgaCGCGCTCACCCCggcgagcggcgccgcgtctGGCACATCCACCACGGCGCGTCTACGCAGCCAAAATCAGCGCGGGAGTGAAAACGACGCCGTCGACACTGGCGCGCTAGAGGTGAAGAGGCTCACCTACAAACTTCTTGTCTGCGACCGTGACAGCGGTGAGGTTCTCCTGGCACAGGAGCGCGGCCTCTACCCCAGCATCATACCAGCTCTTGAGCGGGTGAAAATGGTTGGGGGCCGGGAACTTCCCGCCGTACCAATGAAGCGGCTCCCAAGTGTGCGCTTCGCCACGGAGGCGTTCACAGAGGAGCGCCGGGTAGAGGTGGAGGTGTTCCTCCAGGCTGTCACGCTGAGCCCCTTTTATATTCGCCACCCAGACGTGGTGAAACTGCTCGGGCTGGAGCCGTTTGTGGCTGGTGTGCACCCAGTCGCAGCgaccggtgccgctgcagcgagaggCAGTCGTGATAGCGGAACTGGTAGACATCGACCTAGCAAATCAGCGGGCACCACGAGCACCGGAGCGTCACCGACGAAAGAAAGTGCGCTCGGTAGCGGTGCGGAGGCGCGGGGGggagcaggcgctgctggggacCCGAAGCGGCCTCATCGCCGCTCAAGAGATGACAGAGTCGACGCTGGCGCAAACGCGGGCAGTGGCACGGGTGAGCCGGGTGTTCCCTACCTCAGCACAGACGCCCTCGAGCCTTATCGCGGCTTGAATACCGGGGGTTATGGCAaggacgccgctgctcgcgAAGGCTTCCACCGAGCGGAGAGCTGTTCCAGTCTGCAGACTTCCCGTTCCTCCGTCGTGCGGCGGAACAAGCTGGACGAGGTGACCATGGAGGACCTCGAGCACATCCAGCTCGGCAATCTCATCGGCCGCGGCACTTTCGGCTCTGTCTACATGGGACTCCTGCAAACTCGCCGTGGTTCGCTGATGGTAGCTGTGAAGGTGATGCGAGTCGGTGAGGCGGTGGGgacggaggagatggagggtCTTCAGCGCGAGCTGGACGTGCTGTGCGCCACTCGGCACAAAAACATCATCCGTTTCCTGGGCAGCTCGCTGAACACGACGACGCGGGACCTGAGCATCTTCACGGAGTACGTGGAGTGCGGCACTATCCGCTCCCTCGTCGAGCGCTTTGGGGCCTTGACAATGCTAGCGATTCAGCAATACATGCACCAGATACTGAGCGGCCTGCAGTACCTGCACAGCCTCTCAATCGCGCACCGTGACATTAAGGGTGAGAACATCCTTGTCACCAAGAACGGTCGCGTCAAGCTCTCTGACTTTGGCAGTAGTACCGGTGCACCGtgcgaggtggcgaccgactccactggtgctgctgtgacgccCTCcacgaagagcagcagcggtgagggTGCGGGAGACGGTCTCCCGGTCGGCTCACCGCAGTACATGGCTCCGGAGGTGATTCAAGGAACGGTGAAGTCCGTTACCGCGGCCGACATCTGGTCGCTCGGCTGCGTTGGAATCGAGATGCTCGATCGGCCCATCTGGCGGGAGAGCGCTAGCGCAAACcccttcgtttttctctACCGCATCAGCCGCTGCGGGACGCCCCCGCACGGGTTGCCCACGGACGACGAGCTCGCTGCTCTCAAGGCGGAAGGGAGGACGACGGAGTACAATGGCTTCTCGCTGTACCTGGATTTTCTCAAGAGCTGCTTGCAGGTCGACCCGGCGCAGCGCCCGTCCGCGTCGGGGCTGCTCAAGCACTCCTTCTTGACTTACCCATACTCGAAGCACCTCCGCTGGCTACCACCGTCGCGGCCGTCCGCTGTCAAATCCTCATGA